In Campylobacter suis, the following proteins share a genomic window:
- a CDS encoding flagellar motor protein MotB — protein MAKLIKPEECPKCMPEWLAAFGDLMSLLLCFFVLLLSMSTMDAKKFETAVGSLAGALSVLEGGARPETQDERETELQSQIKKTKLNSTSENALQKSVKAINEILNASGAPEVIVQESEDGFIVRMPSNLLFEGGKAEIANDDAKLFLKRIAMIAAKMPPEVDVNVIGHTDNQNPDINSIYKDNWQLSSARAISVVNELVKDGVSPNKLIASGRASFEPFTTNATSDGRAQNNRVEIHFTSLDKTKQSAVKKSVLDN, from the coding sequence ATGGCTAAATTAATCAAACCTGAAGAGTGTCCAAAGTGTATGCCTGAGTGGCTTGCTGCCTTTGGAGACTTAATGTCACTTCTGCTTTGTTTTTTCGTTTTACTACTTTCTATGAGTACTATGGACGCAAAGAAATTTGAAACCGCTGTAGGTTCGCTCGCTGGAGCTCTTAGTGTGCTTGAGGGGGGTGCGCGTCCTGAAACGCAAGATGAGCGCGAGACAGAGCTTCAGTCTCAGATAAAAAAGACAAAGCTTAACTCAACTTCAGAAAATGCCCTGCAAAAGTCAGTTAAGGCGATAAATGAAATTTTAAACGCTAGCGGTGCGCCAGAGGTGATAGTGCAAGAAAGTGAAGATGGTTTTATCGTAAGAATGCCGTCAAATTTACTTTTTGAAGGCGGTAAGGCAGAGATAGCAAATGATGACGCAAAGCTATTTTTAAAGAGAATTGCTATGATAGCTGCAAAGATGCCTCCAGAGGTTGATGTAAATGTTATAGGACATACAGACAACCAAAATCCAGATATAAACTCAATATACAAAGACAACTGGCAACTCTCATCAGCGCGCGCTATTAGCGTTGTAAATGAGTTGGTTAAAGATGGGGTATCGCCAAATAAGCTAATAGCTTCAGGTAGGGCTTCTTTTGAGCCTTTTACCACAAATGCTACAAGCGACGGCAGAGCGCAAAATAACAGAGTGGAGATCCACTTTACATCTCTTGATAAAACTAAGCAAAGTGCCGTTAAAAAGAGTGTTTTGGATAACTAA